Within Candidatus Polarisedimenticolia bacterium, the genomic segment GCGATCATGGGCCCGTCGGGATCGGGAAAATCGACGCTGATGAACATCCTCGGCTGCCTCGACCGGCCCACCTCGGGAGTCTATGCCCTGGACGGGGTGGACGTGGCAGGCATGGACGCCGACCAGCGCGCGGAAATCCGCAACGCCAAAATCGGATTCGTCTTCCAGAGCTTCAACCTGCTGTCCCGGACCTCGGCGCTGGAGAACGTCGAGCTGCCGCTGCTTTACGGCAACGGCGTCCTGTCGGCCGACGAGCGCCTGGACAAGGCGCGCGCCGTCTTGCGGCGCGTCGGCCTCGAAGGACGGGAAGACCACGTCCCCTCCCAGCTTTCCGGCGGGCAGCAGCAGCGGGTGGCGATCGCCCGGGCCTTGATCTCCGATCCCGCCGTCATCCTGGCCGACGAGCCGACGGGGAACCTCGACAGCCGGACCACCCGTGAAGTGATGGCGATCTTCCGGGAGCTGAACGCGGAGGGTAGAACGGTCATCCTGATTACCCATGAGCCCGAGGTCGCGGAATTCGCGCAGCGCGTCGTGCACGTGCGCGACGGCAAGATCGTCGCCGACGATCTCGCCGGCTCCGCCCAGGCGGCTCCCGGAGGGGCAGCCGCAGGAAGGCTGCCGTGAAAGTCGGGCTGCTGCGCACCAAGAACATCCTGAAAGTCGGCCTCAAGGCGATCCTGCGCAACAAGATGCGATCGTCCCTGACGATGCTCGGCATCATCATCGGCGTGGGATGCGTCATCACGATGATCGCGGTGGCCTCCGGCGCGTCGCAGTCGATCCAGGCTTCCATCTCGTCGCTCGGAACGAACTTCATCATGATCTTTCCGGGCGCGGTCACACAGTCCGGCGCGCGGCTGTTCACGGGGGAGTCGAGGCTGACCGCCGCCGACGCGCTGGCGATCAAGGCCGAATGCCCTTCCGTGGCCTACGTCTCCGCCATCGCGCGAACCTCCGGCCAGGTCGTCGCGGGCGAGCTGAACTGGAGCACGACGATCTATGGGGCGGACGTCGACTGGCCCTTCATCCGCGCCTGGAACGTCGCGGACGGAAGCTTCTTCTCCGAAGCCGACGTCAAGTCGGGCGCGAAGGTCTGCCTGCTGGGCCAGACGGTGGCGGACAACCTGTTTCCGAGCGGCGGATCGATGGGGCAGATCGTCCGGATCAAGAACGTCCCGTTCCGCGTCGTCGGCGTCCTCGACAAGAAGGGGGGCTCGACCCAGGGAACCGATCAGGACGATCAGATCCTCGCTCCGTACACCACGGTCATGAAGCGCCTGACCGGAACGGAGCGGATCAACCTGATCCAGGCGGCGGCCGTCGCTCCCGATCGCGTCGAGGACGCGAAGAACGAGATCGAGGCGCTGCTCCGCCAGCGGCAGCGCATCCAGCCCGGCCAGGACAGCAACTTCATGATGCGGACGCAGGAGGAGATCGCCTCGACCGCGGCGGAGAACATCAAGACGCTGTCGCTCCTCCTCGGGTCGGTGGCGGCGATCTCGCTGCTCGTGGGCGGGATCGGGATCATGAACATCATGCTGGTCTCGGTCACGGAACGGACGCGGGAGATCGGCGTGCGCATGGCCATCGGCGCCAAGGCACGTCACGTCCTCGCCCAGTT encodes:
- a CDS encoding ABC transporter ATP-binding protein, which produces MGDVEVRALDGVDLRIDTGEFLAIMGPSGSGKSTLMNILGCLDRPTSGVYALDGVDVAGMDADQRAEIRNAKIGFVFQSFNLLSRTSALENVELPLLYGNGVLSADERLDKARAVLRRVGLEGREDHVPSQLSGGQQQRVAIARALISDPAVILADEPTGNLDSRTTREVMAIFRELNAEGRTVILITHEPEVAEFAQRVVHVRDGKIVADDLAGSAQAAPGGAAAGRLP
- a CDS encoding ABC transporter permease, whose translation is MKVGLLRTKNILKVGLKAILRNKMRSSLTMLGIIIGVGCVITMIAVASGASQSIQASISSLGTNFIMIFPGAVTQSGARLFTGESRLTAADALAIKAECPSVAYVSAIARTSGQVVAGELNWSTTIYGADVDWPFIRAWNVADGSFFSEADVKSGAKVCLLGQTVADNLFPSGGSMGQIVRIKNVPFRVVGVLDKKGGSTQGTDQDDQILAPYTTVMKRLTGTERINLIQAAAVAPDRVEDAKNEIEALLRQRQRIQPGQDSNFMMRTQEEIASTAAENIKTLSLLLGSVAAISLLVGGIGIMNIMLVSVTERTREIGVRMAIGAKARHVLAQFLLEAVILSIVGGALGVVLGIAASYAVSSLAGWPVSVGGVSVAAAFGFSAAIGIFFGFYPARKAAALDPIEALRYE